From Microlunatus capsulatus, a single genomic window includes:
- the iolB gene encoding 5-deoxy-glucuronate isomerase, with product MSTVSRYYLPAGSAARDGYDLEVTPESAAWGYSSLRVLTLAAGGTRTVATGDAEVVVLPLSGAVDVAVDGVRHALHGRPDVFAGPTDLAYLPVGSVATLASAAGGRFALCGARTDRVLPFRYGAAADVPVELRGAGPSSRQVRNFATPEALDAGALIACEVITPDGNWSSYPAHKHDETTATESELEEIYYFEVAPGPHGEPGLGFMRTSSSPGHPIEVLEEVHDRDTVLVPFGWHGPCVAAPGHPLYYLNVMAGPSPERAWRISDHPDQTWVRGTWADQPVDPRLTAAKEG from the coding sequence GTGAGCACGGTGAGCCGCTACTACCTGCCCGCCGGCTCGGCCGCCCGCGACGGCTACGACCTCGAGGTGACCCCGGAGTCGGCGGCCTGGGGCTACTCCAGCCTCCGCGTGCTGACCCTGGCCGCCGGCGGCACCCGGACCGTCGCGACCGGGGACGCCGAGGTGGTCGTGCTGCCGCTGAGCGGCGCGGTCGACGTCGCGGTCGACGGCGTCCGCCACGCCCTGCACGGGCGGCCCGACGTCTTCGCCGGTCCCACCGACCTCGCCTACCTCCCGGTGGGCTCGGTCGCGACGCTCGCCTCCGCCGCCGGCGGCCGCTTCGCCCTGTGCGGGGCGCGGACCGACCGGGTGCTGCCCTTCCGCTACGGCGCCGCGGCCGACGTGCCCGTCGAGCTCCGCGGGGCCGGGCCGTCCAGCCGGCAGGTGCGCAACTTCGCCACGCCCGAGGCGCTCGACGCCGGGGCGCTCATCGCGTGCGAGGTCATCACGCCGGACGGCAACTGGTCCTCCTACCCGGCGCACAAGCACGACGAGACGACCGCGACCGAGTCCGAGCTCGAGGAGATCTACTACTTCGAGGTCGCGCCCGGCCCGCACGGCGAGCCGGGGCTGGGGTTCATGCGCACCTCGTCCTCGCCCGGGCACCCGATCGAGGTCCTGGAGGAGGTCCACGACCGCGACACCGTGCTGGTGCCGTTCGGCTGGCACGGCCCCTGCGTCGCCGCCCCCGGGCACCCCCTGTACTACCTCAACGTGATGGCCGGGCCCTCGCCCGAGCGCGCGTGGAGGATCTCCGACCACCCGGACCAGACCTGGGTCCGCGGCACGTGGGCCGACCAGCCCGTCGACCCCCGACTCACCGCAGCGAAGGAAGGCTGA
- a CDS encoding Cgl0159 family (beta/alpha)8-fold protein → MGSVAEINEVRAREPQRIARLLAERRRRADVFGPDGRLMVVACDHPARGALAAAGRPTAMNDRHDLLERLATALARPGVDGLLATADIAEDLLLLGALEDKLVFSSLNRGGLQGASFELDDRQTGYDVRGTVEAGFEGAKMLTRIDLDDPGTVATLEQCGRAVTELARAQRIALVEPFLSRRVGGAVVNDLSADAVIRSVHIAQGLGASSAYTWLKLPVVEEMERVMDATTLPTLLLGGDPAGDPDATYARWQAALALPSVRGLVLGRTMLYPADDDVARAVDTAVAMVR, encoded by the coding sequence GTGGGCTCGGTCGCCGAGATCAACGAGGTCCGGGCCCGCGAGCCGCAGCGGATCGCCCGCCTGCTGGCCGAGCGCCGGCGTCGCGCCGACGTCTTCGGCCCCGACGGCCGGCTGATGGTCGTCGCCTGCGACCACCCCGCCCGCGGGGCCCTGGCGGCGGCCGGTCGGCCGACGGCGATGAACGACCGGCACGACCTGCTGGAGCGGCTGGCGACCGCGCTGGCCCGGCCGGGCGTCGACGGGCTGCTGGCCACGGCCGACATCGCCGAGGACCTGCTGCTGCTGGGCGCGCTGGAGGACAAGCTCGTCTTCTCCTCGCTGAACCGCGGCGGCCTGCAGGGCGCGTCCTTCGAGCTGGACGACCGGCAGACCGGCTACGACGTCCGAGGCACCGTCGAGGCCGGCTTCGAGGGCGCCAAGATGCTCACCCGGATCGACCTCGACGACCCGGGCACCGTCGCCACCCTCGAGCAGTGCGGCCGCGCCGTCACCGAGCTGGCCCGCGCGCAGCGGATCGCGCTGGTCGAGCCCTTCCTGTCCCGCCGGGTCGGGGGCGCGGTCGTCAACGACCTGTCCGCCGACGCCGTCATCAGGTCGGTGCACATCGCCCAGGGCCTGGGCGCCTCCAGCGCCTACACCTGGCTGAAGCTCCCCGTCGTCGAGGAGATGGAGCGCGTGATGGACGCCACCACGCTGCCCACCCTGCTGCTGGGCGGCGACCCCGCCGGCGACCCGGACGCCACCTACGCGCGCTGGCAGGCGGCGCTGGCCCTGCCGTCGGTCCGCGGCCTGGTGCTGGGCCGCACGATGCTCTACCCGGCCGACGACGACGTGGCCCGCGCCGTCGACACCGCCGTCGCGATGGTCCGGTGA
- the iolC gene encoding 5-dehydro-2-deoxygluconokinase has protein sequence MSSDAHAVPQPPAGRAGGPADAPLEVLTFGRAGVDIYPLQVGVGLEDVQTFGKYLGGTTANVAVAAARLGRRAGIITGVGDDPFGRYVRRELRDLGVSDAHVVTNTTYATPVTFCEIFPPDDFPLYFYRKPTAPDLQVRPEDLDLDAVRATALMWLSVSGLSEEPSRAAHAAVLEARDRRPFTVLDLDYRPMFWETPGHASEQVQKVLPQVTVAVGNREECEVAVGESDPERAADALLAAGVELAVVKQGPKGVLAKTRSGERVESPPIPITPLNGLGAGDSFGGSLCHGLLAGWPLEQVLARANAAGAIVASRLECSTAMPTGAEIETLLAGGDPNAGLDAAHAVHVGLAR, from the coding sequence ATGAGCAGCGACGCCCACGCCGTCCCGCAGCCGCCCGCCGGACGGGCGGGCGGACCGGCGGACGCACCCCTGGAGGTGCTGACCTTCGGCCGCGCCGGCGTCGACATCTACCCGCTGCAGGTGGGCGTCGGGCTGGAGGACGTGCAGACCTTCGGCAAGTACCTCGGCGGCACCACGGCCAACGTCGCCGTCGCCGCCGCCCGGCTGGGCCGCCGCGCGGGCATCATCACCGGCGTCGGCGACGACCCCTTCGGGCGCTACGTGCGCCGCGAGCTGCGCGACCTCGGGGTGAGCGACGCCCACGTCGTCACGAACACCACCTACGCGACACCGGTGACGTTCTGCGAGATCTTCCCGCCGGACGACTTCCCGCTGTACTTCTACCGCAAGCCCACCGCGCCGGACCTGCAGGTGCGGCCCGAGGACCTCGACCTGGACGCCGTCCGGGCCACCGCGCTGATGTGGCTCTCGGTGAGCGGTCTCAGCGAGGAGCCCAGCCGGGCCGCGCACGCCGCCGTCCTCGAAGCGCGCGACCGACGGCCGTTCACCGTCCTCGACCTCGACTACCGGCCGATGTTCTGGGAGACCCCCGGCCACGCCAGCGAGCAGGTCCAGAAGGTGCTGCCCCAGGTCACCGTGGCCGTCGGCAACCGCGAGGAGTGCGAGGTGGCCGTCGGCGAGAGCGACCCGGAGCGGGCGGCCGACGCGCTGCTGGCCGCCGGCGTCGAGCTCGCGGTGGTCAAGCAGGGCCCGAAGGGCGTGCTGGCCAAGACGCGCTCGGGGGAGCGCGTCGAGAGCCCGCCGATCCCCATCACCCCGCTCAACGGCCTGGGCGCCGGCGACTCCTTCGGCGGGTCGCTCTGCCACGGGCTGCTGGCCGGCTGGCCGCTGGAGCAGGTGCTGGCCCGGGCCAACGCGGCCGGGGCCATCGTCGCCTCCCGCCTGGAGTGCTCGACCGCCATGCCCACCGGCGCCGAGATCGAGACCCTGCTGGCCGGCGGCGACCCGAACGCCGGGCTCGACGCCGCGCACGCGGTGCACGTCGGGCTCGCCCGGTGA
- a CDS encoding glycosyltransferase family 2 protein encodes MSARSWPGVSVVMPVLNEERHLAAAVGRVLDQQYPGELEVLLVVGPSRDATRTIADELAAGDPRIRVVDNPAGRTPHALNLGVAAAHHDVVVRVDGHGELTNGYIARAVELLEETGAANVGGVMDAQGRSAFEQAVASAYTTRLGLGGSAFHLAGSPAGEAETVFLGVFRKEALQAVGGFDETMHRAQDWELNYRLRGSGRRIWFSPELRVTYRPRSSLRALLKQMYDTGKWRREVVRRHPETANLRYLAPPAAVSGIAVGTAAGALGLATGSRLLRLGLAAPLGYLAVVLAGAATAGPMPARARAWLPVVLAATHLSWGSGFLVGLRRRRP; translated from the coding sequence ATGAGCGCACGCAGCTGGCCCGGGGTCAGCGTCGTCATGCCCGTGCTGAACGAGGAGCGGCACCTCGCCGCCGCCGTGGGCCGGGTCCTCGACCAGCAGTACCCCGGCGAGCTGGAGGTGCTGCTCGTCGTCGGACCCAGCCGTGACGCGACCCGCACGATCGCCGACGAGCTGGCCGCCGGGGACCCCCGGATCCGGGTGGTCGACAACCCGGCCGGCCGCACGCCGCACGCGCTCAACCTCGGCGTGGCCGCGGCCCACCACGACGTCGTCGTCCGCGTCGACGGGCACGGCGAGCTCACCAACGGCTACATCGCCCGGGCCGTCGAGCTGCTGGAGGAGACCGGCGCGGCCAACGTCGGCGGCGTGATGGACGCCCAGGGCCGCTCGGCCTTCGAGCAGGCCGTCGCCTCGGCCTACACGACCCGGCTGGGCCTGGGCGGCTCCGCCTTCCACCTGGCGGGCTCGCCCGCGGGGGAGGCCGAGACGGTCTTCCTCGGGGTCTTCCGCAAGGAGGCCCTGCAGGCCGTCGGGGGCTTCGACGAGACGATGCACCGGGCCCAGGACTGGGAGCTGAACTACCGGCTGCGCGGCAGCGGGCGGCGGATCTGGTTCTCCCCGGAGCTGCGGGTCACCTACCGCCCGCGCTCGTCGCTGCGGGCCCTGCTGAAGCAGATGTACGACACGGGCAAGTGGCGCCGCGAGGTCGTCCGGCGGCACCCCGAGACGGCGAACCTGCGCTACCTCGCGCCGCCCGCCGCCGTCAGCGGGATCGCCGTCGGCACCGCCGCCGGCGCTCTGGGGCTGGCGACCGGCTCCCGGCTGCTGCGGCTGGGCCTCGCCGCCCCGCTGGGCTACCTCGCCGTCGTCCTCGCCGGGGCGGCCACCGCCGGGCCGATGCCGGCCCGGGCCCGGGCCTGGCTGCCGGTCGTGCTGGCCGCGACGCACCTCTCGTGGGGCTCCGGCTTCCTGGTCGGGCTGCGCCGCCGCCGCCCTTGA
- a CDS encoding LCP family protein, translating to MSSSTAEDARHLPTTLHTPQQRSERVKLRRGLTFLGMTLVLPGSAQVAAGNRAVGRLALRVWAGLWAVLVLVALLALVWRGGAITLLTSGVTLRLVQVALVVLGIGWGLLFLDAWRISRPPELARRHRLGFAVLNLALVLTVVGGLLASASIVSSQRDLVASVFAGGGDQEVKHGRYNVLLLGGDAGKDRVGLRPDSMTVASVDAETGRTVLVSLPRNLEDVPFPESSPLHAQFPDGYTCADHSCMLNAVYTYASEHPELYPGVRNPGAQATVEAVEGATGLQINYWALIDLKGFEDLVDAVGGITMDVYRRVPIGGGSSKIYGYVEAGKNRHLDGREALWFARSRSDSSDYDRMVRQKCVMNAMLDQMDPATVLTNFNKIAAAGQEVVATSVPTSELGTMMDLALKAKKLPTSSLAVVPPLIQPGAPDFDVIRTAVADKIAASEAKDDPEPAPDAASPTAGGTSTAAPKQKKPAASKGADTDDLTAVCSA from the coding sequence GTGTCGAGTAGCACCGCGGAGGACGCACGGCACCTCCCGACCACCCTGCACACCCCCCAGCAGCGCAGCGAGCGCGTCAAGCTGCGCCGCGGCCTGACGTTCCTCGGCATGACGCTCGTGCTGCCCGGCTCGGCGCAGGTCGCGGCGGGCAACCGGGCGGTCGGCCGGCTCGCCCTGCGGGTCTGGGCCGGGCTCTGGGCGGTGCTCGTCCTGGTCGCGCTGCTCGCGCTGGTCTGGCGCGGCGGCGCCATCACGCTGCTGACCAGCGGCGTCACGCTCCGGCTGGTGCAGGTGGCCCTCGTCGTCCTCGGGATCGGCTGGGGGCTGCTGTTCCTCGACGCCTGGCGGATCAGCCGCCCTCCCGAGCTCGCCCGGCGGCACCGGCTCGGCTTCGCCGTGCTCAACCTGGCCCTCGTCTTGACCGTCGTCGGTGGGCTGCTCGCCTCGGCCTCGATCGTGTCCTCCCAGCGCGACCTGGTGGCCTCGGTCTTCGCCGGCGGCGGCGACCAGGAGGTCAAGCACGGCCGGTACAACGTCCTGCTGCTGGGTGGCGACGCCGGCAAGGACCGCGTCGGGCTGCGGCCGGACAGCATGACGGTGGCCAGCGTCGACGCCGAGACGGGGCGCACCGTGCTGGTCAGCCTGCCCCGCAACCTCGAGGACGTGCCGTTCCCGGAGTCCTCGCCGCTGCACGCCCAGTTCCCCGACGGCTACACCTGCGCCGACCACTCCTGCATGCTCAACGCCGTCTACACCTACGCCAGCGAGCACCCCGAGCTGTACCCCGGTGTCCGCAACCCGGGGGCGCAGGCCACCGTGGAGGCCGTCGAGGGGGCCACCGGCCTGCAGATCAACTACTGGGCGCTCATCGACCTCAAGGGCTTCGAGGACCTCGTCGACGCCGTCGGCGGCATCACCATGGACGTCTACCGCCGGGTGCCGATCGGCGGCGGCAGCAGCAAGATCTACGGGTACGTGGAGGCGGGCAAGAACCGGCACCTCGACGGCCGGGAGGCGCTGTGGTTCGCGCGGTCCCGCTCGGACTCCAGCGACTACGACCGGATGGTCCGGCAGAAGTGCGTGATGAACGCGATGCTCGACCAGATGGACCCGGCGACGGTGCTGACGAACTTCAACAAGATCGCCGCCGCGGGCCAGGAGGTGGTGGCGACCAGCGTGCCCACGTCCGAGCTGGGGACGATGATGGACCTCGCCCTCAAGGCCAAGAAGCTGCCGACGTCGAGCCTGGCCGTGGTGCCGCCGCTGATCCAGCCCGGCGCCCCCGACTTCGACGTCATCCGGACCGCGGTCGCGGACAAGATCGCCGCGTCGGAGGCCAAGGACGACCCGGAGCCCGCCCCGGACGCCGCCAGCCCGACCGCCGGCGGCACCAGCACCGCGGCCCCGAAGCAGAAGAAGCCGGCCGCGAGCAAGGGCGCCGACACCGACGACCTGACCGCGGTCTGCTCGGCCTGA
- a CDS encoding LCP family protein, producing the protein MPPSRDEDLDWLYGRSPRPPGPEPTRVLPPAADDPSAAPPTPSWDRPAAPPPDPRRVDPGWGRTPRTPPPGRRPQGPAGPPPAPPTAPGGRPPRRRHPVRNAVRALALLVALALAWLVGVPAYAWSQVGRVDDAPAGERPGDQPGQTFLLVGSDSREGLTAAERKRLGTGKTEGQRTDTIMLLHVPPGGEPALVSIPRDSFVDIPGHGENKINAAFAFGGAPLLEQTVEQSTGLRVDGYLEIGFGGFVNVIDALGGIEMCLPKAIEDRDSHLDLPKGCQELDGTTALGYVRMRKADPRGDLGRVERQREMLAAVAGEAASPATVLNPVRYWRLSTASARSVRLGEDTSLWQVGTLALAMRTVAAGGGLTLTVPVSDPDASTSAGSAVLWDEKEAAAMFSDLARGDTSDLQQYVR; encoded by the coding sequence ATGCCGCCCAGCCGCGACGAGGACCTCGACTGGCTCTACGGCCGGTCCCCGCGGCCGCCCGGGCCCGAGCCGACGCGCGTGCTCCCGCCCGCCGCCGACGACCCCTCCGCGGCACCGCCCACCCCCTCCTGGGACCGGCCCGCCGCGCCGCCGCCCGACCCCCGACGCGTCGACCCGGGCTGGGGCCGGACGCCGCGGACGCCGCCGCCCGGCCGTCGTCCGCAGGGTCCCGCCGGACCGCCCCCGGCCCCGCCCACCGCACCGGGCGGCCGACCGCCCCGCCGTCGGCACCCCGTGCGGAACGCCGTCCGGGCCCTGGCCCTGCTCGTCGCGCTGGCCCTCGCCTGGCTGGTCGGGGTGCCGGCGTACGCCTGGAGCCAGGTGGGCCGGGTGGACGACGCCCCCGCCGGCGAGCGGCCCGGTGACCAGCCGGGCCAGACCTTCCTGCTCGTCGGCTCCGACTCCCGCGAGGGGTTGACCGCGGCCGAGCGCAAGCGGCTCGGCACCGGGAAGACCGAGGGCCAGCGCACCGACACGATCATGCTGCTGCACGTCCCGCCCGGCGGCGAGCCGGCGCTGGTGTCCATCCCGCGTGACTCCTTCGTCGACATCCCGGGCCACGGGGAGAACAAGATCAACGCCGCCTTCGCCTTCGGGGGCGCCCCGCTGCTCGAGCAGACCGTCGAGCAGAGCACGGGCCTGCGGGTCGACGGCTACCTGGAGATCGGGTTCGGCGGCTTCGTCAACGTCATCGACGCCCTGGGCGGGATCGAGATGTGCCTGCCGAAGGCGATCGAGGACCGCGACAGCCACCTCGACCTGCCGAAGGGCTGCCAGGAGCTCGACGGCACCACGGCGCTCGGCTACGTCCGGATGCGCAAGGCCGACCCCCGCGGCGACCTCGGCCGGGTCGAGCGGCAGCGGGAGATGCTGGCCGCCGTCGCGGGGGAGGCCGCCTCCCCCGCGACGGTGCTCAACCCGGTCCGCTACTGGCGCCTCAGCACGGCCTCGGCCCGCTCCGTCCGGCTGGGCGAGGACACCTCGCTCTGGCAGGTCGGCACGCTGGCGCTGGCCATGCGGACTGTGGCGGCCGGCGGCGGGCTGACCCTCACCGTCCCCGTCTCCGATCCCGACGCCTCGACGTCGGCCGGCTCGGCCGTGCTCTGGGACGAGAAGGAGGCCGCCGCGATGTTCAGCGACCTGGCCCGCGGCGACACCTCCGACCTGCAGCAGTACGTGCGCTGA